One window of Acidobacteriota bacterium genomic DNA carries:
- a CDS encoding papain-like cysteine protease family protein yields MSRIPLSLLETQPVLATLDEMHIVPIIYHDQLMDGWCWAATLEMVVDSLTLEDVAQCTFANLEFQRDDCCPTNPECDQGVALQEFPGILMNWGINADYEQRPLNFDELKGEIAAGRPVIYSILFVDGTTHTGIVSGTFEPDDGEQLVYFLDPDAAFFREWGRPPEGWITYTSLLNGYGLPGNWYETVWQIRKG; encoded by the coding sequence ATGAGCCGAATTCCCCTGAGTCTGCTGGAGACCCAGCCCGTCCTCGCCACGCTGGACGAGATGCACATCGTCCCGATCATCTACCACGACCAGCTGATGGACGGCTGGTGCTGGGCCGCCACCCTGGAGATGGTGGTGGATTCGTTGACTCTCGAGGACGTAGCCCAATGCACCTTCGCCAACCTGGAATTCCAGCGCGACGATTGCTGTCCCACCAACCCCGAATGTGACCAGGGGGTCGCCCTCCAGGAGTTCCCGGGCATCTTGATGAATTGGGGCATCAACGCCGACTACGAACAGCGCCCGCTCAATTTCGACGAGCTCAAAGGAGAGATCGCCGCCGGCCGCCCGGTGATCTACAGCATCCTCTTCGTCGACGGCACCACCCACACCGGCATCGTCTCCGGCACCTTCGAGCCAGACGACGGTGAGCAACTCGTCTACTTCCTCGACCCCGACGCCGCCTTCTTCCGCGAGTGGGGCCGGCCGCCGGAAGGCTGGATCACCTACACCTCCCTGCTCAACGGCTACGGGCTGCCGGGGAATTGGTACGAGACCGTGTGGCAGATTCGGAAGGGGTGA
- a CDS encoding glycosyltransferase N-terminal domain-containing protein has product MSSSLPAAPSSPRNPVFRIQPTVGERILWWPPVAWLVGALKQGILLLRIGLIESFFALRYGKRYRDALLQRLGFFSAPGYDGSLWLHARSTGEVRVMVPVVRALAGRTRMVITVTLLKDVRLAQQEVGDVATVLNIPLPLGFTVRRLLDHYGVRGLILIEGTDLFPMELLRLAGRRLPVRVINGFCSELTFRLQKNLLRHYLLVEHFGVTSEEERQNYLSLGISPARLTVTGDLKRVGSAEAGESALAQRLRSLCDGRFLLIAASTHEPEEDLVLEAFARAGGGERALLLLAPRDRNRFEPVARLLRDESWKFVRRSELAESSAQGAAAVDVILLDTFGELKELFPVALGAFIGNTLNPGGEGHNPWEAMAIGVPVVAGPGLDGIMQRSETADGRGWRRVTDLGGLAEVWSRWLSDPSAARDLGVEALARGQADAGELTAILEVLEPLLPSPGPAATSS; this is encoded by the coding sequence ATGAGCTCATCCCTGCCCGCTGCGCCTTCATCCCCGAGGAACCCGGTCTTCCGCATCCAGCCGACCGTCGGGGAGAGGATCCTCTGGTGGCCGCCGGTGGCCTGGTTGGTGGGGGCCTTGAAGCAAGGGATCCTGCTGCTGCGCATCGGGCTCATCGAGTCGTTCTTTGCGCTGCGCTACGGCAAGCGCTACCGGGACGCCCTCTTGCAGCGTCTCGGATTTTTCTCCGCCCCTGGCTACGACGGCAGCCTGTGGTTGCATGCACGCTCCACGGGGGAAGTGCGGGTGATGGTCCCAGTGGTTCGGGCCCTCGCCGGGCGTACCCGGATGGTGATCACCGTCACCCTGCTCAAGGATGTGCGTCTGGCGCAGCAAGAGGTCGGCGACGTGGCGACGGTGCTGAACATTCCTTTGCCGCTGGGCTTTACGGTCCGCCGGCTCCTCGATCATTACGGGGTCCGAGGTCTGATCCTGATCGAGGGGACCGACCTTTTTCCCATGGAGCTGCTCAGACTCGCGGGGCGGCGCCTGCCGGTGCGGGTGATCAACGGTTTCTGTAGCGAGCTGACCTTCCGCCTGCAAAAGAATCTCCTGCGGCACTATCTCCTGGTGGAGCACTTCGGCGTGACCAGCGAGGAGGAGCGGCAGAATTATCTGAGTCTCGGGATCTCGCCGGCCCGCTTGACGGTGACCGGCGACCTCAAACGGGTAGGATCCGCCGAGGCCGGCGAGAGCGCTTTGGCGCAGAGGCTTCGCTCCCTGTGCGACGGCCGCTTCTTGCTCATCGCCGCATCCACCCACGAGCCGGAGGAAGATCTCGTGTTGGAAGCCTTCGCCCGCGCCGGAGGTGGGGAGCGAGCGCTCTTGCTCTTGGCGCCCCGGGACCGGAATCGGTTCGAGCCGGTGGCTCGGTTGCTCAGAGATGAATCCTGGAAGTTCGTGAGGCGGAGCGAGCTGGCGGAATCTTCGGCGCAGGGAGCAGCGGCGGTCGACGTGATCCTCCTCGACACCTTCGGAGAGCTCAAGGAATTGTTCCCGGTGGCCTTGGGAGCGTTCATCGGCAACACCCTCAATCCCGGGGGAGAGGGGCACAACCCTTGGGAGGCCATGGCCATCGGAGTGCCGGTGGTCGCCGGGCCGGGCCTGGACGGCATCATGCAGCGTAGCGAGACCGCCGACGGGCGCGGCTGGCGCCGGGTGACCGATCTCGGAGGTCTTGCCGAAGTCTGGTCCCGATGGCTCAGCGACCCCTCTGCCGCGCGGGACCTGGGAGTCGAGGCATTGGCCCGAGGCCAAGCGGATGCGGGGGAGCTGACGGCGATCCTCGAAGTCCTGGAGCCTCTGCTGCCGTCGCCAGGCCCCGCTGCTACCTCTTCTTAG
- a CDS encoding amino acid adenylation domain-containing protein → MPISVPQPWNLRDLLEGQAGDPVVRRRAFHFHSGSDLSVVETLTYEGLADRSRSWGASLQALGAVGERCMLLFPPGTDYIAAFFACIYAGVVAVPTYPPSRRNIAGRFRAVLQDSEPRVLLCTPKIADRIQSLAGDWPELRGKILVTPQELDAGTAGEWVPQRLTVDSLAFLQYTSGSTGSPKGVRITHGNLLHNQRLIQAGFATDGDSVVVGWLPLYHDMGLIGIVLQPLFVGAPCHLMSPLAFLQRPLSWLELIGQVRGTVSGGPSFAYGLCVDKAGAGVPEDLDLSSWEVAFNGSEPVDAGTLERFAATFAPHGFRPEAAYPCYGLAEATLFVSGGAVARPPEIERFDRQDLAAGIAGPAPSGGRPLVSSGRPAADLRLEVVDPKTRRRVTDGRIGEIWLAGDSVADGYWQRRQESQRIFGARLEGTEAGEDAEGWLRTGDLGFRRRGELFISGRLKDLIILRGRNIYPQDVERVAGESHPALLADGAAAFSVEGPGGEELVVVQEIDRRRHGEAPEALEELRRALAEREGLVAEEVVLIRQRTLPRTSSGKVRRRACRAAFEAGELEVVAARKGRPEETRPEASWTVGAAEEGFEDRLRFLVARRLGRAAETLDEERDLMASGLDSLGAMELTHDIEGELGAIIALEELFEGISLGALRELVAKAGAERSASAAPGESPGPKTVELPGEVSSERTEEASVGQESIYFLEQLRPSAARYNVARALRLRAGLGSGKNDSPADRLAAALGRVAQRHDELGQSFALDADGRLRRRRRDGSRLAVIEHAMGQESETDLGAALAEAALRPFDLAHDPLMRLDIFRGGGEDVVVWSAHHLVVDFLSLATLVRQLADEMSKEIPEEAEAPAVVRPSYDAWIRWQTAWLKGERGDRLREFWRRELKALPSPPALPVDRPPPARRSWRAGIAHTVVPPEAWSRARGVAGRQGATPFVLLFAALQILVARLSGERDFLLVTPVATPGPLPVDEPVGYRVNLLPLRSVLEGRGGLEELLGRSRRRVSDALRHRDLPFAHIVEQARSPSPSDPVASDPVASDPVDGEAAGLGRMMLVFYGESSHAPAGLSELAAGVPGAAVNLGGYRLEAVELERRPALFDLQLHAAERADGSCFLGLEADRDLFDVATGERLLGYLRRLLEEGAEAPERPVEALALMDRRERQAVLAAGTAPRLPAKPWQDLLARIAGQMRRTPHAPALALATDGAQDGESRELSYAELGLWALAVQRRLLDQGLEADEGVAVCLRRGPELVATLLGILAAGGFYIPMDPGHPPARLDAMLESCCARFVVSDLELACRWSGAEAVTVLAPPPRPAAEAGTSPAPASMAALLSRRPFPDQLAYAMFTSGSTGRPKAVGIRHGGVAALLDWAVTVFSPEDLRRTLAATPVTFDLSVFELFLPLSVGGTVVLAENVLALPRTDLTLVNTVPSALEALLERGLLPDSVRTVNLAGEALPEALAQRLLEPSVDAAAAKLRLFNLYGPSEDTTYSTFAEITSGDSGAPPIGRAVAGTRAVVMSRGARLQPCGLAGELWLGGAGLARGYLGEPGRTARSFVPDPYPAEPGARMYRTGDLVVQDADGVLRFLGRIDHQVKVRGFRVELGEIEAALVSYPGVREAAVVGSSGPGGSQRLVAYVVGPAAAESRELAEHLRAVLPEYMIPAVWMSLEDLPRNAHGKLHRAALPQPAAPGDAAKEDRAIPGGDYEALVVSLFEAVLEAEEIGADESFFDLGGHSLLASRLVARLRNACEVELALSEIFDHPTPRALARLVAERRGTSAPAAPDLPALADPSPLAPGQERMWLHQQLDPASPVYNLAGCLELEGHFEPRHLMRALNALERRHRILRARFVESAGKPLQHTAPTRRRPLPVADLSGLEEAPRAAAELARRLARKGFALAVEAPFRRALIRLGAGRHQLLLVLHHLVADGESLRLLLRELEQMLAGEQLAPAPVHFQQVARWRRSLSAAESGEAMESRELELPWDAPGGELGELEGARVEDWLPASAADALRGLARRRGVSLFMAVTAVFAELLARLGGSRRMLLGAPVSWRSSEWLERVVGPLVEVAPLELRWEAGTSAGDLLARVRREVLRAVDDQRRGLSSAARAPEVVVAVEPAWPSLRLGEATARCRAIPTHTAKFALSLNAEERRDGSLHLSLEFPRQRLAATTAARWLRSWRDLAQALAEADARDPAMAHLPVLSPAERHQLLVEWNDIATAAASSAVEAIFRWSERAPSRAALKEGGFELTYGELGERAARLAHLLVAEGLGPESVVAVLMPSSADRVVAQLAVLASGAAYLPLDPNQPMERLAWMVDDSGARRVLTDPTLRERWRSEGGEGLSAAVLLDPKEHRPRLAALPATPPAVRTRQDQLAYVVYTSGSTGRPKGVAISRRGLDHLVAWHGRRYGLERRSTQLAGLGFDAAVWEVWPCLAGGGRLSLVDEETRKDPRALSRFLREHRIQTCFLPTPVAEAVLAQDADLGSELEALLTGGDRLRATPPAGLSFAVINHYGPSECSVVTTAGRVDAGQPGPPSIGRPIDDLRVFVAGPEGEPAPLGAAGELLVGGAGLARGYLGRPRSTAERFVPDPWSGLAGERLYRSGDRVRLRGDGTVDFLGRLDRQLEVRGHRIEPGEVEVQLRALTGIEDVLVAGVEGRLVAYWRLEAGAPEPDSDGVRGALRRVLPAYMVPAFFAAVERWPLTANGKIDLAALPLPRLSERSGFVAPRTEIEMLVAEIWSQALGVEPIGVETPFFDLGGHSLQLTQMLSQVAELLGADVAVSDFLERPTVAGLTEQIARRLFEQADGETASAALSAAMVATGVGEP, encoded by the coding sequence GTGCCGATATCGGTACCGCAGCCCTGGAACTTGAGGGACCTCCTCGAAGGCCAGGCTGGGGATCCCGTGGTCCGTCGGCGGGCCTTCCACTTCCACTCCGGCAGTGATCTGTCGGTGGTCGAGACCCTGACCTATGAGGGGCTGGCCGACCGCAGCAGGAGCTGGGGGGCTTCGCTTCAAGCCCTGGGGGCCGTCGGAGAGCGTTGCATGTTGCTCTTTCCCCCGGGCACGGACTACATCGCCGCTTTCTTCGCCTGCATTTACGCCGGCGTGGTGGCCGTCCCCACCTATCCTCCTTCCCGTCGCAATATCGCAGGCCGGTTCCGGGCGGTGCTCCAAGATTCAGAGCCCCGGGTGCTCCTATGCACGCCGAAGATCGCCGACCGCATCCAGTCGCTGGCCGGTGACTGGCCGGAGCTGCGGGGAAAGATCCTGGTCACGCCCCAGGAGCTCGACGCTGGGACCGCGGGCGAGTGGGTTCCTCAGCGTCTCACCGTGGACAGCCTCGCCTTCCTCCAATACACCTCCGGCTCCACTGGTTCTCCCAAGGGTGTGCGCATCACCCACGGCAATTTGCTGCACAACCAGCGCCTGATTCAGGCCGGCTTCGCCACCGACGGGGACTCGGTGGTGGTCGGATGGCTGCCGCTCTACCACGATATGGGGCTCATCGGCATCGTGCTCCAGCCCCTTTTCGTCGGAGCCCCCTGCCACCTGATGTCACCGCTGGCCTTCCTGCAGCGCCCATTGAGCTGGCTGGAGCTCATCGGGCAGGTTCGGGGCACGGTCAGCGGCGGGCCGAGCTTCGCTTACGGATTGTGCGTCGACAAAGCCGGGGCCGGGGTGCCGGAAGATCTGGATTTGAGCTCCTGGGAAGTGGCTTTCAACGGCTCCGAGCCGGTCGACGCCGGGACGCTGGAGCGCTTCGCTGCAACCTTCGCCCCCCACGGTTTCCGTCCCGAAGCCGCCTATCCCTGCTATGGCCTCGCCGAGGCGACTCTCTTTGTTTCCGGTGGGGCGGTAGCCCGACCGCCGGAGATCGAGCGGTTTGATCGCCAAGACCTCGCCGCGGGGATCGCCGGCCCCGCCCCGTCCGGCGGCCGCCCGCTGGTGAGCAGCGGTCGCCCGGCGGCGGATCTACGGCTTGAAGTGGTGGATCCGAAGACGCGGCGGCGGGTTACCGACGGCCGCATCGGAGAGATCTGGCTGGCCGGCGACAGCGTGGCGGACGGTTATTGGCAACGCAGGCAAGAGTCCCAACGGATCTTCGGAGCCCGCCTGGAAGGAACCGAGGCCGGCGAGGATGCCGAGGGCTGGCTGCGGACCGGGGATCTAGGATTTCGCCGGCGGGGGGAGCTCTTCATCAGCGGTCGGCTCAAGGACCTGATCATCCTCCGGGGCCGCAACATCTATCCCCAGGACGTCGAGAGGGTGGCGGGGGAGAGTCATCCGGCGCTCCTCGCCGACGGTGCGGCGGCCTTCTCCGTCGAAGGCCCCGGCGGAGAAGAGCTGGTGGTGGTCCAGGAGATCGACCGCCGGCGCCATGGCGAAGCGCCGGAAGCCCTGGAGGAGCTGCGCCGGGCGCTGGCGGAGCGCGAGGGATTGGTGGCGGAGGAGGTGGTGTTGATCCGCCAGCGGACGTTGCCCCGAACCTCCAGTGGCAAGGTCCGGCGCCGCGCCTGTCGGGCCGCCTTCGAGGCCGGAGAGCTGGAGGTGGTGGCGGCGCGGAAGGGCAGGCCCGAGGAGACGCGGCCCGAGGCCTCCTGGACGGTGGGCGCGGCGGAGGAGGGCTTCGAGGACCGCCTGAGGTTCCTGGTTGCTCGCCGGCTGGGCCGGGCGGCGGAGACGCTGGACGAGGAGCGCGACCTGATGGCCTCGGGGCTCGACTCCCTGGGGGCCATGGAGCTGACCCACGACATCGAGGGGGAGCTCGGCGCCATCATCGCCCTCGAGGAGCTGTTCGAAGGGATCTCCCTGGGCGCCCTGCGGGAGCTCGTGGCGAAGGCTGGGGCGGAGCGCTCGGCCTCCGCCGCTCCCGGCGAGAGCCCCGGCCCCAAGACCGTTGAGCTGCCTGGCGAGGTGTCGAGTGAGCGGACCGAGGAGGCCTCGGTGGGGCAGGAGTCGATCTACTTTCTCGAACAGCTCCGCCCATCCGCGGCCCGCTACAACGTCGCCCGCGCCCTGCGGCTGCGGGCCGGCCTGGGCAGCGGAAAAAACGACAGTCCGGCGGACCGTTTGGCCGCCGCCTTGGGCCGCGTAGCACAGCGCCACGACGAGCTGGGCCAGAGCTTCGCGCTCGACGCAGACGGGCGGCTGAGACGCCGGCGGCGGGACGGCTCCCGTCTGGCGGTGATCGAGCACGCGATGGGCCAGGAGTCCGAGACGGATCTTGGGGCGGCGCTGGCCGAGGCGGCGCTGAGACCCTTCGACCTGGCTCACGATCCGCTCATGCGTCTGGACATCTTCCGCGGCGGCGGTGAAGACGTCGTCGTGTGGTCCGCCCACCATCTGGTGGTGGACTTTCTTTCCCTGGCGACGCTGGTCCGTCAGCTGGCGGACGAGATGTCCAAGGAAATACCCGAGGAGGCCGAGGCGCCAGCCGTCGTCCGGCCCTCCTACGACGCCTGGATTCGTTGGCAGACGGCCTGGCTGAAGGGAGAGCGGGGAGATCGCCTGCGGGAATTCTGGCGGCGTGAGCTGAAGGCTCTGCCGTCGCCCCCGGCCCTGCCGGTGGACCGCCCGCCTCCCGCACGGCGCTCCTGGCGAGCGGGCATCGCACACACCGTTGTGCCCCCCGAGGCATGGTCCCGAGCTCGCGGGGTGGCGGGACGGCAAGGGGCGACCCCCTTCGTTTTGCTCTTCGCGGCGCTTCAGATCCTGGTCGCCCGGTTGAGCGGAGAGCGAGATTTTCTGCTGGTGACTCCGGTGGCGACGCCGGGGCCCCTGCCGGTGGACGAGCCCGTGGGCTATCGCGTCAACCTGCTGCCCTTGCGCTCCGTCCTCGAAGGCCGTGGGGGACTCGAAGAGTTGTTGGGGCGCAGCCGTCGGCGGGTCTCTGACGCCCTCCGGCACCGGGATCTGCCCTTCGCTCACATCGTGGAGCAGGCCCGCAGCCCTTCGCCCAGCGACCCGGTGGCCAGCGACCCGGTGGCCAGCGACCCCGTGGACGGCGAGGCCGCTGGCCTTGGCCGGATGATGCTGGTGTTCTACGGCGAGTCCTCCCATGCGCCGGCGGGCTTGTCAGAGCTCGCCGCCGGCGTGCCGGGAGCGGCTGTGAACCTCGGTGGCTATCGGTTGGAGGCCGTCGAGCTGGAGCGGCGTCCGGCGCTTTTCGATCTCCAGCTGCACGCGGCGGAGCGGGCCGACGGCAGCTGCTTTCTGGGCCTCGAAGCGGATCGTGACCTCTTCGACGTTGCAACCGGGGAGCGGCTGCTGGGCTACCTCCGGCGGCTGTTGGAGGAAGGGGCGGAGGCTCCGGAGAGGCCGGTGGAGGCTCTGGCGCTGATGGATCGCCGGGAGCGCCAAGCGGTGCTGGCGGCGGGGACCGCCCCTCGGCTGCCCGCAAAACCCTGGCAGGATTTGCTGGCGAGGATCGCGGGGCAAATGCGGCGCACTCCCCACGCGCCGGCCTTGGCGCTGGCGACGGACGGAGCACAGGATGGGGAGAGCCGAGAGCTGAGCTATGCCGAGCTGGGGCTGTGGGCCCTGGCGGTGCAGCGGCGCCTGCTCGACCAGGGTCTCGAAGCCGATGAGGGCGTGGCGGTTTGTCTCCGGCGGGGGCCGGAGCTGGTGGCGACCCTGCTGGGAATTCTCGCCGCCGGCGGTTTCTACATCCCCATGGATCCCGGCCATCCGCCGGCGCGGCTGGACGCAATGCTCGAGAGCTGCTGCGCCCGCTTCGTGGTCAGCGATCTCGAGCTCGCTTGCCGCTGGTCCGGGGCCGAAGCGGTGACGGTGCTCGCACCGCCGCCGCGGCCGGCGGCGGAGGCCGGGACCTCGCCGGCGCCGGCCTCGATGGCAGCGTTGCTCTCCCGCCGGCCTTTTCCCGACCAGCTCGCCTACGCGATGTTCACCTCGGGCTCCACCGGCCGGCCGAAGGCGGTGGGAATTCGCCACGGCGGGGTGGCGGCGCTGCTCGATTGGGCGGTCACGGTCTTTTCTCCGGAGGATCTGAGGCGCACGCTGGCGGCCACGCCGGTGACCTTCGACCTCTCGGTCTTCGAGCTCTTCCTGCCGCTGTCCGTCGGTGGCACGGTAGTGCTGGCGGAGAATGTGCTCGCCCTCCCCCGTACCGACTTGACGCTGGTCAACACCGTGCCTTCGGCTCTCGAGGCGCTGCTCGAAAGGGGCCTGCTGCCGGATTCGGTGCGGACGGTGAACCTCGCCGGGGAAGCGCTGCCGGAAGCTCTGGCGCAGCGCCTGTTGGAACCATCCGTCGACGCCGCGGCGGCCAAGCTCCGGCTGTTCAATCTCTACGGCCCGTCGGAGGACACCACCTACTCGACCTTCGCCGAGATCACCTCGGGGGACTCCGGGGCACCGCCCATCGGCCGGGCTGTGGCCGGGACCCGGGCCGTCGTGATGAGCCGCGGTGCGCGGCTCCAGCCCTGCGGGCTAGCCGGCGAGCTGTGGTTGGGAGGGGCGGGATTGGCGCGGGGCTATCTGGGCGAGCCGGGCCGAACCGCCCGTTCCTTCGTACCGGACCCTTACCCCGCGGAGCCCGGCGCCCGGATGTACCGGACCGGAGACCTGGTGGTTCAGGATGCGGACGGCGTCCTACGCTTCCTCGGACGCATCGATCACCAGGTCAAGGTGCGCGGATTCCGAGTCGAGCTGGGGGAGATCGAGGCGGCGCTGGTTTCCTATCCCGGGGTGCGGGAGGCGGCAGTGGTGGGCAGCAGCGGTCCCGGAGGCTCCCAGCGGCTGGTCGCCTACGTCGTGGGGCCGGCCGCCGCCGAGTCCCGGGAGCTGGCGGAGCACCTGCGGGCGGTACTGCCCGAGTACATGATCCCGGCCGTCTGGATGAGCCTCGAGGACCTGCCTCGGAACGCCCACGGCAAGCTCCACCGCGCCGCACTGCCGCAGCCGGCGGCCCCGGGGGATGCCGCGAAAGAAGACCGGGCGATCCCGGGAGGTGATTACGAGGCGCTGGTGGTGAGCCTGTTCGAAGCCGTCCTGGAGGCCGAGGAGATCGGCGCGGACGAGAGCTTCTTCGATCTCGGCGGCCACTCTCTGCTGGCGTCCCGGCTGGTCGCCCGGCTGCGCAACGCCTGCGAGGTCGAGCTGGCACTATCGGAGATTTTCGATCATCCGACTCCCCGAGCGCTGGCACGGCTGGTGGCGGAGCGGCGCGGGACCTCGGCCCCGGCGGCTCCGGATCTGCCGGCCCTCGCCGATCCCTCACCGTTGGCCCCGGGGCAGGAGCGTATGTGGCTCCATCAGCAGCTCGATCCCGCTTCGCCGGTGTACAACCTGGCGGGTTGTTTAGAGCTCGAAGGGCACTTCGAGCCGCGGCATCTGATGCGGGCCTTGAACGCCTTGGAGCGACGCCACCGGATTCTTCGAGCCCGCTTCGTGGAGAGCGCTGGAAAACCTTTGCAGCACACCGCTCCCACCCGCCGCCGGCCGCTCCCGGTGGCCGATCTCTCGGGGCTGGAAGAGGCTCCCAGGGCGGCGGCGGAGCTGGCCCGGCGCCTCGCCCGGAAGGGATTCGCCCTCGCCGTGGAGGCACCGTTTCGGCGCGCTTTGATCCGCCTCGGCGCCGGGCGCCATCAGCTCCTCCTGGTGCTCCACCACCTGGTGGCGGACGGCGAATCGCTGCGGCTGTTGCTCCGCGAGCTGGAGCAGATGCTGGCCGGCGAGCAGCTCGCCCCGGCGCCGGTGCACTTTCAGCAGGTCGCCCGGTGGCGGCGTTCGCTTTCCGCGGCGGAATCCGGGGAAGCGATGGAGAGCCGGGAGCTGGAGCTGCCCTGGGATGCCCCGGGCGGAGAGCTGGGAGAGCTCGAAGGCGCGCGGGTGGAGGATTGGCTGCCGGCTTCGGCGGCGGATGCCCTACGCGGCCTGGCCCGGCGCCGGGGGGTGTCTTTGTTCATGGCCGTGACGGCGGTGTTCGCCGAGCTCCTGGCCCGCCTCGGCGGCTCGCGCCGGATGCTGCTGGGAGCGCCCGTGTCCTGGCGGTCCTCAGAATGGTTGGAGCGGGTGGTGGGGCCGCTGGTGGAAGTGGCGCCGCTGGAGCTTCGCTGGGAGGCCGGAACGTCCGCCGGCGATTTGCTGGCGCGAGTGCGGCGAGAGGTTCTGCGGGCCGTCGACGACCAGCGCCGGGGGCTGAGCTCCGCGGCTCGGGCTCCTGAGGTGGTGGTGGCGGTGGAGCCCGCCTGGCCGAGCTTGCGCCTCGGCGAGGCGACGGCCCGTTGCCGGGCGATTCCTACCCACACGGCGAAATTCGCCCTGTCCTTGAACGCCGAGGAGCGGCGGGACGGTAGCCTGCACCTATCCCTCGAATTCCCACGGCAACGGCTGGCGGCCACCACTGCGGCCCGTTGGCTGCGCAGCTGGCGGGACCTGGCGCAGGCCCTGGCGGAGGCCGATGCCCGGGACCCGGCGATGGCCCATCTGCCGGTCCTGTCGCCGGCGGAGAGGCATCAGCTGCTGGTGGAGTGGAACGATATCGCCACCGCCGCGGCGTCTTCCGCCGTCGAGGCGATCTTCCGCTGGTCGGAGCGGGCTCCGTCCCGGGCCGCGTTGAAGGAGGGCGGTTTCGAGCTGACCTACGGCGAGCTGGGCGAGCGGGCCGCGCGTCTCGCTCATCTGCTGGTCGCAGAAGGGCTCGGGCCGGAGTCGGTGGTGGCGGTGCTGATGCCGTCGTCCGCCGATCGGGTGGTTGCCCAGCTGGCGGTGCTGGCTTCGGGGGCCGCGTATTTGCCCCTCGATCCCAACCAGCCCATGGAGCGACTGGCCTGGATGGTCGACGACAGCGGCGCTCGCCGGGTGCTCACCGATCCGACCCTGAGGGAGCGGTGGCGGAGCGAAGGGGGCGAGGGGCTCTCGGCCGCGGTTCTGCTCGACCCCAAGGAGCACCGGCCCCGGCTGGCCGCGTTGCCGGCGACGCCCCCGGCGGTGAGAACCCGTCAGGACCAGCTCGCTTACGTCGTCTACACCTCCGGTTCCACCGGCCGCCCCAAGGGGGTGGCCATCAGCCGCCGGGGCCTGGACCATCTGGTGGCCTGGCACGGGCGCCGCTACGGGCTCGAACGAAGGTCCACCCAGCTGGCCGGATTGGGCTTCGATGCGGCGGTTTGGGAGGTCTGGCCCTGCCTGGCCGGAGGCGGCCGCCTGAGCCTGGTGGACGAGGAGACGCGCAAGGATCCCCGAGCTCTAAGCCGATTCCTCCGCGAGCATCGAATCCAGACCTGCTTCCTGCCCACCCCCGTGGCGGAGGCGGTGTTGGCCCAGGACGCCGATCTCGGTTCGGAGCTCGAAGCCCTGCTCACCGGTGGGGACCGGCTGCGCGCCACGCCGCCGGCGGGACTGTCTTTCGCTGTGATCAATCACTATGGCCCCAGCGAGTGCTCGGTGGTCACCACCGCCGGCCGGGTGGACGCGGGGCAGCCCGGGCCGCCCTCCATCGGTCGCCCTATCGACGATCTGCGGGTCTTCGTGGCCGGCCCCGAGGGGGAACCGGCGCCTCTGGGGGCAGCCGGTGAGCTGTTGGTCGGCGGCGCCGGGTTGGCGCGCGGGTATTTGGGGCGCCCGAGATCGACCGCCGAGCGTTTCGTGCCCGATCCCTGGAGCGGTCTGGCCGGGGAACGGCTGTATCGCAGCGGTGATCGCGTCCGCCTGCGCGGTGACGGGACCGTTGACTTCCTGGGCCGGCTGGACCGGCAGCTGGAGGTGCGCGGGCATCGCATCGAGCCCGGAGAGGTGGAGGTCCAGCTACGCGCTCTCACCGGTATCGAGGACGTGCTGGTGGCGGGCGTCGAGGGCCGGCTGGTCGCCTATTGGCGTCTCGAGGCGGGAGCTCCGGAGCCGGACTCGGACGGAGTGCGGGGGGCTTTGCGCCGGGTGCTGCCGGCCTACATGGTGCCGGCCTTCTTTGCCGCCGTGGAGCGCTGGCCCCTCACCGCCAACGGCAAGATCGACCTGGCGGCCCTGCCCCTGCCCCGGCTCTCGGAGCGGAGCGGGTTCGTCGCTCCCCGGACCGAGATCGAGATGCTGGTGGCGGAGATCTGGAGCCAGGCCTTGGGAGTCGAGCCCATCGGTGTGGAGACGCCCTTCTTCGACCTCGGGGGCCACTCCCTGCAGCTGACCCAGATGCTGTCGCAGGTGGCGGAGCTCTTGGGGGCGGACGTGGCGGTGAGCGATTTCCTCGAACGGCCCACGGTTGCCGGATTGACCGAGCAGATCGCCCGCAGGCTGTTCGAGCAAGCCGATGGGGAGACCGCTTCCGCGGCGCTCTCCGCCGCGATGGTCGCTACCGGGGTAGGTGAGCCGTGA